A stretch of Gorilla gorilla gorilla isolate KB3781 chromosome 9, NHGRI_mGorGor1-v2.1_pri, whole genome shotgun sequence DNA encodes these proteins:
- the LOC101144033 gene encoding heterogeneous nuclear ribonucleoprotein A1-like — protein sequence MSKSESPKEPKQLRKLFIGGLRFETSDESLRSHSEQWGTLTECVVMSDPNTNRSRGFGFVTCATVEEVDAAMNARPHKVGGRVVEPKVAVSREDSQRPGAYLTVKKIFVSGIKEDTEEHPLRDYYEQYGKTEVIEIMTDQGSGKKRDFAFVTFDNHDSTDKIVIQKYHIVNGHNCEVRKALSKKEMASAPSSQRSRSGSGNFGGGRGGGFSGNDNFGHGGNFSGCGGFGGSHGGGRYGGSADGYKGFGNDGRNFGGGSSYSDFGNCNNQSSDFGPMKGGNFGGKRSCLYGGGGQYFAKPQNQGGYGGSSSSSSYGSGRRFQLGNKT from the coding sequence ATGTCTAAGTCAGAGTCTCCTAAAGAGCCCAAACAGCTAAGGAAGCTCTTCATTGGAGGGTTGAGGTTTGAAACATCAGATGAGAGCCTGAGGAGCCATTCTGAGCAATGGGGAACGCTCACAGAATGTGTGGTAATGAGTGATCCAAACACCAATCGCTCCAGGGGCTTTGGGTTTGTCACCTGTGCCACTGTGGAGGAGGTGGATGCAGCCATGAATGCAAGGCCACACAAGGTGGGTGGAAGAGTTGTGGAACCAAAGGTAGCTGTCTCAAGAGAAGATTCTCAAAGACCAGGTGCCTACTTAACAGTGAAAAAGATATTTGTTAGTGGCATTAaagaagacactgaagaacatcccCTAAGAGATTATTATGAACAGTATGGAAAAACTGAAGTGATTGAAATCATGACTGACCAAGGCAGTGGCAAGAAAAGGGACTTTGCCTTTGTAACTTTTGACAACCATGACTCCACGGATAAGATTGTCATTCAGAAATACCATATTGTGAATGGCCACAACTGTGAAGTTAGGAAAGCCCTGTCAAAGAAAGAGATGGCTAGTGCTCCGTCCAGCCAAAGAAGTCGAAGTGGTTCTGGAAACTTTGGTGGTGGTCGTGGAGGTGGTTTCAGTGGGAATGACAACTTTGGTCATGGAGGAAACTTCAGTGGTTGTGGTGGCTTTGGTGGCAGCCATGGTGGTGGTAGATATGGTGGCAGTGCAGACGGCTATAAGGGATTTGGTAATGATGGAAGGAATTTTGGAGGTGGTAGCAGCTACAGTGATTTTGGCAATTGCAACAATCAGTCTTCAGATTTTGGACCCATGAAGGGAGGAAACTTTGGAGGCAAAAGATCTTGCCTCTATGGTGGTGGAGGCCAATACTTTGCCAAACCACAAAACCAAGGTGGTTATGGGGGTTCCAGTAGCAGCAGTAGCTATGGCAGTGGCAGAAGATTTCAATTAGGAAACAAAACTTAG